In Bos indicus x Bos taurus breed Angus x Brahman F1 hybrid chromosome 23, Bos_hybrid_MaternalHap_v2.0, whole genome shotgun sequence, a single genomic region encodes these proteins:
- the LOC113881900 gene encoding LOW QUALITY PROTEIN: protein FAM177A1-like (The sequence of the model RefSeq protein was modified relative to this genomic sequence to represent the inferred CDS: deleted 1 base in 1 codon): protein MEREPASCEEGEAVEASGAAAASAFRESAQQMSNERGFENVELGVRGKKKKVPRRVIHFVSGETMEEYSTDEDEVDSLEKKDVLPPVDPTKLTWGPYLWFHMLRAATSTLSVCDFLGEKIASVLGISTPKYQYAIDEYYRMKKEEEEEEEENRMSEEAERQYQQNKLQADSVVQSDQPETLASSSFVNLNVEMEGDCEVITESKQNPVSVPL, encoded by the exons ATGGAGCGGGAGCCAGCGAGCTGTGAGGAGGGAGAAGCCGTTGAA GCCTCGGGAGCTGCGGCCGCCTCGGCGTTCAGGGAATCGGCACAGCAGATGAGTAATGAAAGAGGCTTTGAAAATGTAGAACTGGgagtcagaggaaaaaagaagaaagtcccAAGGAGAGTCATCCACTTTGTTAGCGGTGAAACAATGGAAGAGTACAGCACAGACGAAGATGAAGTGGACAGCCTGGAGAAGAAAGACGTTCTGCCTCCTGTTGATCCGACGAAACTTACCTGGGGCCCCTACTTATGGTTTCACATGCTTCGTGCTGCCACATCCACCCTCTCAGTTTGTGACTTTCTTGGAGAGAAGATTGCATCTGTTTTGGGCATCAGCACCCCAAAATACCAGTATGCAATTGATGAGTATTACCGgatgaagaaggaggaagaagaagaagaagaagaaaatagaatgtcAGAAGAAGCAGAAAGACAATACCAACAAAATAAGCTGCAGGCTGATTCCGTTGTTCAGTCCGATCAACCAGAAACGCTGGCATCCAGTTCATTTGTGAATCTCAATGTTGAAATGGAGGGAGATTGTGAAGTAATtacagaaagcaaacaaaatccagTCTCTGTCCCTCTGTAG